A DNA window from Halorubrum sp. DM2 contains the following coding sequences:
- a CDS encoding ribose 1,5-bisphosphate isomerase, translating into MTDTEPAPAVRETAESIATMEIRGAATIAAAAAEALADQAEAAAEADATASDPEAFRASMRAAGRSLRETRPTAVSLPNALRYVLQRMEGKSVDALRDSVVDASDAFVRQLDRAQEDLGEVGANRLADGDTVMTHCHSTDALACIEAAVEQGKSISAVVKETRPRQQGHITAEALREMGVPVTLIVDSAARRYLDEVDHVVVGADSIAADGGVINKIGTSGLAVNARERGVPIMTAAQTIKLHPETLTGHTVEIEMRDEEEVIDPEAREAIGEIAVENPAFDVTPPRYMDAIVTEHGQFPPESIVALMRELFGEGAAEPWAEQ; encoded by the coding sequence ATGACAGACACGGAGCCGGCCCCGGCGGTCCGCGAGACCGCCGAGTCGATCGCGACCATGGAGATCCGCGGTGCGGCGACCATCGCCGCCGCGGCCGCCGAGGCGCTCGCCGATCAGGCGGAGGCGGCGGCCGAGGCGGACGCGACCGCGAGCGACCCCGAGGCGTTCCGCGCGTCGATGCGCGCCGCGGGACGCTCCCTCCGCGAGACGCGTCCGACGGCGGTGTCGCTGCCGAACGCCCTCCGATACGTCCTCCAGCGGATGGAAGGGAAGTCGGTCGACGCGCTTCGGGACAGCGTCGTCGACGCGAGCGACGCGTTCGTCCGCCAGCTCGACCGCGCGCAGGAGGACCTCGGAGAGGTCGGTGCGAACCGCCTCGCCGACGGCGACACGGTGATGACGCACTGTCACTCCACCGACGCGCTCGCGTGTATCGAGGCGGCGGTCGAGCAGGGGAAGTCGATATCGGCGGTCGTCAAGGAGACGCGGCCGCGCCAGCAAGGGCACATCACCGCCGAGGCGCTCCGGGAGATGGGCGTCCCCGTCACGCTGATCGTCGACTCGGCGGCGCGGCGGTACCTCGACGAGGTCGACCACGTGGTCGTCGGTGCCGACTCGATCGCCGCGGACGGCGGCGTGATAAACAAGATCGGCACCTCGGGGCTGGCGGTCAACGCCCGCGAGCGCGGCGTCCCGATCATGACCGCGGCCCAGACGATCAAGCTCCACCCGGAGACGCTGACGGGCCACACCGTCGAGATCGAGATGCGCGACGAGGAGGAGGTTATCGACCCGGAGGCCCGCGAGGCGATCGGCGAGATCGCGGTCGAGAACCCGGCGTTCGACGTGACGCCGCCGCGGTACATGGACGCGATCGTCACCGAACACGGGCAGTTCCCTCCGGAGAGCATCGTGGCGCTGATGCGGGAGCTGTTCGGCGAGGGCGCTGCCGAACCGTGGGCAGAGCAATGA
- a CDS encoding class II aldolase/adducin family protein, which translates to MSREDPDLLREAREAVVEYAPALADLTPGRTGNLSVRDGDAVAVTPTGVPYDSFDAVDVPVVSLSGERLAGRMAPSSEVPMHTGIYKHDRPGAIVHTHSPWATTMATLHRKLPPIHYMIAAVGREVPLADYAPYGTEELAANVVAAMAEADSDAAILANHGLVVTGPDVETAVENTHHVEDICRLYLRASAVGEPHVLTDEQMATVEERFESYGQQPDDA; encoded by the coding sequence GTGAGCCGAGAGGACCCCGACCTCCTCCGCGAGGCGCGCGAGGCGGTCGTTGAGTACGCGCCCGCGCTGGCGGACCTGACCCCGGGACGGACCGGGAACCTGAGCGTCCGCGACGGCGACGCCGTGGCGGTCACGCCCACCGGCGTCCCGTACGACTCCTTCGACGCCGTCGACGTGCCCGTCGTCTCGCTCTCGGGCGAGCGGCTGGCCGGCCGGATGGCCCCGTCGAGCGAGGTGCCCATGCACACGGGGATCTACAAGCACGACCGGCCGGGCGCGATCGTCCACACCCACTCGCCGTGGGCGACGACGATGGCGACGCTCCATCGGAAGCTCCCCCCGATCCACTACATGATCGCCGCGGTTGGGCGGGAGGTCCCCTTGGCCGACTACGCGCCGTACGGCACCGAGGAACTGGCCGCGAACGTCGTCGCCGCGATGGCCGAGGCCGACTCCGACGCGGCAATCCTCGCGAACCACGGGCTGGTGGTGACCGGCCCGGACGTCGAGACGGCCGTCGAGAACACCCACCACGTCGAGGACATCTGTCGGCTCTACCTCCGCGCGTCCGCGGTGGGCGAGCCGCACGTCCTCACCGACGAGCAGATGGCGACCGTCGAGGAGCGGTTCGAGAGCTACGGCCAGCAGCCGGACGACGCCTGA